The Geobacter metallireducens GS-15 region TCGCCGACTATGATTTCGTCATCGACGGCACCGACAACTTTGCCGCCAAGTTCCTCATCAACGACGCCTGCGTCATGGCGGGGAAACCGTACTCCCACGGCGGCATCCTCCAGTTCGTGGGCCAGACAATGACCATTAAGCCAGGGGAATCCCCCTGCTACCGCTGCATCTTCCCGGCTCCGCCGCCAAAGGACGCCATTCCCACCTGCTCCCAGGCCGGTGTCATCGGCGTCCTGCCAGGAGTTATCGGCACTATCCAGGCCACCGAGGCGATCAAGTACCTGCTCGGAAAAGGTGCGCTGCTGACCGGTCACATCATGATGTATGACGCCCTGGAGATGAACTTCCGGAAGGTGAAGCTCAACCGGAACCGCAAGTGCCCCGTATGCGGCGATAACCCCACCGTGACGGAACTGGTGGACGAACTCGACGCCCTGAACGTCTGCGACCTGGAGAAGTGACCATGCTGACGATTCCCCGCGCGATCCACGCAGAGCTCATCGCTCATGCCCAAGCCGACGCCCCCATTGAGGCGTGCGGCATCCTCGGCGGTATTGACGGCGCCGTCTCGGCCATCTTCCGGATGGCCAACACCGACCAGAGCGACGAGCACTTCATGATGGACCCCAAGGAGCAGTTCGCCGTGGTGAAGGAGTTGCGGAACCGGGGGCTGGCGATGCTTGCCATCTATCACTCCCACCCGGAGACCCCGGCCCGGCCGTCGGAAGAGGATATCCGGCTGGCACTCACTCCCGGCGTTTCCTATGTCATCGCCTCCCTGGCCGGCGCGGAACCCGACGTGAAAGCGTTCCGCATTACTGACGGCGTGGTGGAGCCTGAGCCCATCGATATCGTGGAGTAAAGGAGAGCAGACCAATGTCTGACGAGAAGAAAAGCACTGACATCGACCTGAAAAATCTCAAGGCCGGCGGCTTCATCAAGGAGCGGGGGAAAGACCTCTTCACCGTGCGCCTGCGGGTCCCTGGCGGACGCATGCCGGTTGCGCGCCTGAAAAAGATCGCCGAGGTGGCGGAGAAGTACGGCCAAGGGATGGTGCATCTCTCGGTACGCCAGTCGGTGGAGCTCATCAACATCAACTTCCGCGACTTCGACGCCGTGGTGGCCGAGCTCGGG contains the following coding sequences:
- a CDS encoding HesA/MoeB/ThiF family protein — protein: MFTEEQIERYSRHIILKEVGGKGQKKLLEGKVMVIGAGGLGAPIALYLAAAGVGTIGIADADVVDLSNLQRQVIHFTPDVGKPKVESAREKMEAINPDVTVRTYQEWISAANIARIIADYDFVIDGTDNFAAKFLINDACVMAGKPYSHGGILQFVGQTMTIKPGESPCYRCIFPAPPPKDAIPTCSQAGVIGVLPGVIGTIQATEAIKYLLGKGALLTGHIMMYDALEMNFRKVKLNRNRKCPVCGDNPTVTELVDELDALNVCDLEK
- a CDS encoding M67 family metallopeptidase, which gives rise to MLTIPRAIHAELIAHAQADAPIEACGILGGIDGAVSAIFRMANTDQSDEHFMMDPKEQFAVVKELRNRGLAMLAIYHSHPETPARPSEEDIRLALTPGVSYVIASLAGAEPDVKAFRITDGVVEPEPIDIVE